The following proteins are encoded in a genomic region of Candidatus Diapherotrites archaeon:
- a CDS encoding ribosome biogenesis/translation initiation ATPase RLI, whose product MQLSIAKKRIAVIDYDKCDPVKCGGYYCERVCPVNRTDKKCIYHEGKEKPLISEELCIGCMICVKACPFGAISIINLSIDPGYVLHQFGQNLFRIHGVALPKQGKVVGLLGRNGTGKTTITKILSGQVVPNLGAYDGDGSWETVLEFFRGKEIREFFEGVSAGSARVSIKPQNVEAIPKNFRGSVQELLEKVDGKNAVQEISGRLGLNGILARPISKVSGGELQKVAIAAAALKDADLYFFDEPSSYLDIRERLKVAEFISEIAESGKSVMVVEHDLIIMDFLTDFVHLMYGAPGVYGMLSQIKNSREGINDYLEGYSREENYRFRDKPIKFDVKGAKEMKRLELLAEWPELEKRLDGFELKVEANRINKNEVVGVLGPNGIGKSTFAKMLVSEIRPDNTGLDVKRTISYKPQYIAMESDKTVLELFKENGAEISDPDIKSTITSPLGVDELLEKSVSTLSGGEMQRVAIALCLARKSDLILMDEPSAHLDIEQRLNVAKVIRNIVEGKGVAALIIDHDLLFLDYISDRLMVFSGEPSKKGLCQGPFPMEKGMNLLLKELDITLRRDERTKRPRINKRDSVKDREQKKSGKYYYE is encoded by the coding sequence ATGCAATTGTCCATTGCGAAGAAACGGATTGCCGTCATCGACTATGATAAATGCGACCCCGTCAAATGCGGCGGCTATTACTGCGAAAGGGTCTGCCCGGTCAACAGGACGGACAAGAAATGCATTTACCATGAAGGCAAGGAAAAGCCGCTCATCTCGGAAGAGCTTTGCATTGGCTGCATGATTTGCGTGAAGGCCTGCCCTTTCGGCGCGATTTCAATAATCAACCTTTCAATCGACCCCGGATATGTTTTGCACCAGTTCGGCCAGAACCTTTTCAGGATCCACGGCGTCGCCCTGCCTAAGCAGGGGAAGGTTGTCGGCCTGCTGGGAAGGAACGGCACGGGCAAGACGACCATAACGAAAATTTTGTCCGGACAGGTCGTGCCCAACCTCGGCGCATATGACGGCGATGGAAGCTGGGAAACCGTTCTGGAGTTTTTCCGCGGAAAGGAGATAAGGGAATTTTTTGAAGGGGTCAGCGCCGGGAGCGCGAGGGTTTCAATCAAGCCGCAGAACGTCGAGGCGATTCCGAAGAATTTCAGGGGCAGCGTGCAGGAACTGCTCGAAAAGGTTGACGGAAAAAATGCCGTTCAGGAAATCTCCGGCCGCCTTGGATTGAATGGCATCCTCGCCAGGCCGATTTCCAAGGTTTCGGGCGGCGAACTCCAGAAGGTCGCGATTGCCGCGGCAGCGCTCAAGGACGCAGACCTGTATTTTTTCGACGAACCCTCGTCGTATCTTGACATCCGCGAAAGGCTGAAGGTCGCGGAGTTCATTTCGGAAATCGCTGAAAGCGGAAAGTCTGTCATGGTTGTCGAGCACGATCTTATCATCATGGATTTCCTGACGGATTTCGTGCATTTGATGTACGGCGCGCCGGGCGTTTACGGAATGCTGTCGCAGATCAAGAATTCGCGCGAGGGCATAAACGATTACCTTGAAGGTTACAGCCGCGAGGAAAACTACAGGTTTCGCGACAAGCCCATAAAGTTTGACGTGAAGGGCGCCAAGGAAATGAAAAGGCTTGAACTGCTCGCCGAATGGCCGGAGCTGGAAAAAAGGCTTGACGGGTTTGAATTGAAGGTCGAGGCGAACCGCATCAACAAAAACGAAGTTGTTGGAGTGTTGGGGCCGAACGGCATCGGAAAAAGCACTTTTGCGAAAATGCTTGTCTCGGAAATAAGGCCGGACAACACCGGGCTTGATGTGAAGCGGACCATTTCGTACAAGCCGCAGTACATTGCGATGGAATCGGATAAGACCGTGCTGGAGCTCTTCAAGGAAAACGGCGCCGAAATATCTGATCCGGACATAAAGAGCACCATCACCTCCCCTTTGGGCGTCGACGAACTCCTGGAAAAAAGCGTTTCAACGCTTTCAGGCGGGGAAATGCAGCGCGTTGCCATTGCATTGTGCCTTGCAAGAAAATCCGATTTGATTCTGATGGACGAGCCTTCCGCGCACCTGGACATCGAGCAGAGGCTGAACGTTGCAAAGGTAATAAGGAACATTGTCGAGGGAAAAGGCGTTGCCGCGCTCATCATAGACCACGATCTTCTGTTCCTGGACTACATTTCCGACAGGCTCATGGTTTTTTCCGGCGAACCATCGAAGAAGGGCCTTTGCCAGGGGCCGTTTCCGATGGAGAAGGGCATGAATCTTTTGCTCAAGGAGCTTGACATTACTCTCAGAAGGGATGAAAGGACGAAAAGGCCGCGCATCAACAAGCGCGATTCGGTCAAGGACAGGGAGCAGAAGAAAAGCGGAAAATACTATTATGAGTGA
- a CDS encoding mRNA surveillance protein pelota — protein sequence MKVLKADQKLGLLEIVPEVPDDLWHLERIIEKGDVVSGETDRKIKGNEGEQAKRVKLFVELEVEGAEFHKFSGLLRVNGTIVAGKPEEFIEQKAHQSLDLELGKKISVKKKSLKAYQLERLKKAQKATRGSVLLVVLDDESASFAVLKEFSLEEKASIRGSRKGKQLEGEEGEEAFFSEILEKAKQSGLEKIVFAGPGFTKDKLKAFLAGKGELKPTHFFEPSNSVGRTGLNELLKSDALQKIVQEMQVLKDARLLEKILAELGKNSGMACYGLKEISGAVDAGAVEILLVSDKMLLSNREKAEALMDKAEKSRSEAHIVSSETEAGKKLDSFGGSLALLRYRLNY from the coding sequence ATGAAAGTCCTGAAAGCAGACCAGAAGCTCGGATTGCTTGAAATCGTGCCGGAAGTGCCTGACGATTTGTGGCATCTTGAACGGATAATCGAGAAAGGCGACGTTGTTTCCGGCGAAACCGACCGCAAGATAAAGGGAAACGAGGGCGAGCAGGCAAAGCGCGTAAAGCTTTTTGTTGAACTGGAAGTCGAAGGCGCCGAATTCCACAAATTTTCCGGCCTGCTGAGGGTCAACGGCACAATTGTTGCCGGAAAGCCCGAGGAATTCATAGAACAGAAAGCGCACCAGAGCCTGGACCTTGAGCTTGGAAAAAAAATTTCCGTGAAAAAGAAGAGCCTCAAGGCATATCAGCTTGAACGCCTCAAAAAGGCGCAGAAGGCCACGCGCGGAAGCGTCCTGCTGGTTGTATTGGACGATGAAAGCGCAAGCTTTGCCGTGCTCAAGGAATTTTCACTTGAGGAGAAAGCTTCCATACGCGGAAGCAGGAAAGGCAAACAGCTTGAAGGCGAGGAAGGCGAAGAAGCCTTTTTCTCGGAGATACTTGAAAAGGCAAAGCAGTCCGGCCTTGAAAAAATCGTGTTCGCCGGCCCGGGCTTCACAAAGGACAAGCTGAAGGCGTTTCTTGCAGGAAAAGGCGAACTGAAGCCGACGCATTTTTTTGAGCCCTCCAACAGCGTTGGAAGGACCGGCCTCAACGAGCTTCTGAAAAGCGACGCATTGCAGAAAATCGTGCAGGAAATGCAGGTTTTGAAGGACGCAAGGCTGCTGGAAAAGATTCTCGCGGAACTCGGAAAGAACAGCGGCATGGCCTGCTACGGCCTGAAGGAAATAAGCGGGGCGGTTGATGCCGGAGCGGTTGAAATTCTTCTCGTCTCCGACAAAATGCTTCTTTCAAACAGGGAGAAGGCAGAAGCGCTCATGGACAAGGCGGAAAAAAGCAGGTCCGAAGCGCACATTGTGAGTTCGGAAACCGAAGCCGGGAAAAAGCTGGACTCTTTCGGCGGAAGCCTGGCATTGCTGCGCTACAGGCTGAACTATTGA
- a CDS encoding endonuclease, with product MLEVFLAVLAIVLAVATFLFFRRSQELEQRVSRLAFEKGSQSVRYGMLSEQWIPLSEKFPYDASKFRFLGQPVDGIAFLDDRIVFVEFKAASSQLSLEQKRIKDLVESGNVEWLEFRAD from the coding sequence ATGCTTGAAGTTTTCCTTGCAGTCCTGGCCATCGTGCTTGCGGTTGCCACGTTCCTTTTTTTCAGGCGCTCGCAGGAACTTGAACAGCGGGTTTCAAGGCTTGCCTTCGAGAAGGGCTCGCAATCCGTGCGCTACGGAATGCTGTCCGAGCAGTGGATTCCATTGTCGGAAAAATTTCCATACGACGCTTCGAAATTCAGGTTTCTCGGCCAGCCGGTTGACGGCATAGCATTCCTTGACGACAGGATTGTTTTTGTGGAATTCAAGGCGGCTTCCTCGCAGCTGAGCCTGGAGCAAAAGCGCATCAAAGACCTCGTCGAATCGGGAAACGTTGAATGGCTTGAGTTCAGGGCGGACTGA
- a CDS encoding tRNA uridine(34) 5-carboxymethylaminomethyl modification radical SAM/GNAT enzyme Elp3: MDRKRLAALVAESIDSGSVSTRDGINRLKARLGKKSLKELPSNPDLLALVEKPSVKARQLLGAKPTRTISGVAAVAIMTRPKDCAHGTCIFCPGGENSFFGNVPKSYTGNEPATMRAIANSFDPYLQVKSRLMQYVLTGHSPQKIELIVMGGTFPSFDWNYQKGFVAGAFRAMNDFSREFFSHGKLEFEKAVQAQGKKIAAPENTGTGLEAEKEDNEHANVKCVALCIETKPDWCMEPHIDRMLELGTTRVELGVQSLDDKVLKFANRGHTARESVEATRLLKDSGLKVTYHMMPGLPLSSRENDLADFRELFENPDFRPDALKIYPCMVMPGTPLERLWKEGKFTPLSNEDAAEIIAEGKRFVPKWCRIQRIQRDIPSKLAVAGKFDNNLRQVVEKKTREKAIECQCIRCREIGLKARDGKIDEEKLKPEIVIEEYEASNGKEFFISFEDEKQSALLGFCRLRLPSRPFRKELQGETAVVRELHVFGKAAALGETNEGGVQHHGIGKALLAKAEEIAFDESGKKRLCVISGIGAREYYYRLGYEKLGAFVVKDSAGRTLIQDKSDSTEFSR; this comes from the coding sequence ATGGACAGGAAACGGCTCGCCGCGCTTGTGGCCGAGAGCATAGACTCCGGCTCAGTCTCCACCAGGGACGGAATCAACCGCCTGAAAGCCAGGCTGGGCAAAAAAAGCCTCAAAGAACTGCCAAGCAACCCGGACCTCCTGGCTTTGGTTGAAAAGCCCAGCGTTAAGGCAAGGCAACTTCTCGGCGCAAAGCCGACCAGGACCATTTCAGGGGTTGCGGCTGTCGCAATAATGACAAGGCCGAAGGACTGCGCGCATGGCACGTGCATTTTCTGCCCAGGCGGGGAGAACAGCTTTTTCGGAAACGTGCCAAAAAGCTACACCGGAAACGAACCCGCGACAATGAGGGCAATTGCAAACAGCTTCGACCCATACCTGCAGGTGAAAAGCAGGCTGATGCAATACGTTTTGACCGGCCACAGCCCGCAGAAAATCGAACTCATCGTCATGGGCGGAACATTCCCAAGCTTTGATTGGAATTACCAGAAAGGCTTTGTTGCAGGCGCGTTCAGGGCAATGAACGATTTTTCCAGGGAATTTTTTTCGCATGGAAAGCTGGAATTTGAAAAAGCCGTGCAGGCGCAGGGCAAAAAAATTGCTGCGCCCGAAAATACCGGCACCGGCCTTGAAGCAGAAAAAGAGGACAACGAGCATGCGAATGTGAAATGCGTTGCGCTCTGCATTGAAACAAAGCCGGACTGGTGCATGGAACCGCACATAGACCGGATGCTTGAACTTGGCACTACGCGGGTCGAACTCGGCGTACAGAGCCTTGACGACAAGGTTTTGAAATTTGCGAACCGCGGCCACACTGCCAGGGAAAGCGTGGAAGCCACGCGGCTGTTGAAGGATTCCGGCCTCAAGGTTACGTATCACATGATGCCGGGCCTGCCCCTGTCAAGCCGCGAAAATGACCTCGCCGATTTCCGCGAACTGTTCGAAAACCCGGATTTCCGGCCGGATGCGCTGAAAATTTATCCGTGCATGGTCATGCCTGGAACTCCGCTTGAAAGGCTGTGGAAGGAAGGAAAATTCACGCCGCTTTCAAATGAGGATGCCGCGGAAATAATCGCGGAGGGAAAGCGCTTTGTTCCGAAATGGTGCCGCATCCAGCGGATTCAGCGTGACATTCCAAGCAAGCTTGCGGTTGCCGGAAAATTCGACAACAACCTGAGGCAGGTCGTCGAAAAGAAAACGCGCGAAAAGGCAATTGAATGCCAGTGCATTCGTTGCAGGGAAATCGGCTTGAAGGCGAGGGACGGGAAAATCGACGAAGAAAAACTCAAACCGGAAATCGTTATTGAAGAATACGAGGCAAGCAACGGAAAAGAATTCTTCATTTCATTCGAGGACGAAAAGCAGAGCGCATTGCTCGGCTTTTGCAGGCTCAGGCTTCCGTCCAGGCCGTTCAGGAAGGAACTTCAGGGCGAAACCGCGGTTGTAAGGGAACTGCACGTTTTCGGAAAAGCCGCGGCATTGGGGGAAACCAACGAAGGCGGGGTACAGCACCACGGAATAGGCAAGGCCCTGCTTGCGAAAGCGGAGGAAATCGCTTTCGATGAATCCGGCAAAAAAAGGCTGTGCGTGATTTCAGGGATTGGAGCGCGCGAATACTATTACCGGCTCGGATACGAAAAACTCGGCGCGTTTGTTGTCAAGGATTCTGCTGGCCGCACGCTAATTCAAGACAAAAGCGACAGCACTGAATTCAGCAGGTAA
- a CDS encoding metallophosphoesterase family protein — MRILALSDVHQRTQNLKALLEKAGKGFDAVIVAGDLTNYGEKRHAEEVLGLLAGHENVFAVPGNLDTLQVIDAITGNKMQLHAKKAKIAGVAFVGFGGGKAFEVGEVLFTEEEIFGALEKLCKGEKNFVLVTHLPPLGTALDLTAGGKHIGSSAVRKIIEKFQPALQLCGHCHEAGGKTETIGKTLCVNVAAVKEGQATAIELPKIGLPKTERITI; from the coding sequence ATGCGGATCCTGGCCTTGTCGGACGTGCACCAGCGCACTCAAAACCTGAAGGCTTTGCTGGAAAAAGCCGGAAAAGGCTTTGACGCCGTGATTGTGGCGGGAGACCTGACAAACTACGGCGAAAAAAGGCACGCGGAAGAGGTTCTGGGCCTGCTTGCCGGCCATGAAAACGTTTTTGCGGTTCCCGGAAACCTTGACACCTTGCAGGTCATTGATGCCATAACAGGAAACAAAATGCAGTTGCACGCCAAAAAGGCGAAAATTGCGGGCGTTGCGTTCGTGGGCTTCGGCGGCGGAAAGGCATTCGAAGTGGGCGAGGTTCTTTTCACTGAAGAAGAGATTTTTGGCGCGCTTGAAAAACTCTGCAAAGGCGAAAAAAATTTTGTGCTCGTGACGCACCTGCCGCCGTTGGGAACCGCCCTTGACCTGACCGCAGGCGGAAAACACATAGGCTCTTCGGCGGTAAGGAAAATAATCGAAAAATTCCAGCCTGCCCTGCAACTGTGCGGCCACTGCCACGAGGCCGGCGGAAAAACCGAAACAATCGGGAAAACATTGTGCGTGAACGTCGCGGCTGTCAAGGAAGGCCAGGCAACCGCGATCGAATTGCCCAAGATTGGACTGCCAAAAACCGAAAGGATAACAATCTGA
- the thpR gene encoding RNA 2',3'-cyclic phosphodiesterase encodes MSETKRVFFAVGIPPEIREKIARDLLQGLPQGVKPVKKENLHFTLVFVGGWPSERTPELVEAGKKVSGKAFGAEISGIGQFHSRVLWIGIAKGAEEMEVIAGQIGKALGLPEQKFSAHLTIARNKSLGQKEFAGIAESLGVKKFSEKFRVQGFELMESELLPDGPEYKALHSFSFA; translated from the coding sequence ATGTCTGAAACGAAACGCGTTTTTTTCGCTGTCGGCATTCCTCCGGAAATCAGGGAAAAAATCGCCCGGGATTTACTGCAGGGACTGCCGCAGGGCGTGAAGCCCGTCAAAAAGGAGAACCTGCATTTCACCCTTGTTTTCGTTGGCGGCTGGCCTTCTGAAAGGACTCCGGAACTGGTTGAAGCCGGAAAAAAGGTTTCAGGAAAGGCGTTTGGCGCGGAAATTTCAGGCATCGGGCAGTTCCATTCACGCGTCCTGTGGATCGGCATTGCGAAAGGCGCGGAAGAAATGGAGGTTATTGCCGGGCAAATCGGGAAAGCCCTCGGCCTGCCCGAACAAAAGTTCAGCGCGCACCTGACAATCGCAAGGAACAAATCCTTGGGGCAAAAGGAGTTCGCAGGCATTGCGGAAAGTCTGGGCGTGAAAAAGTTTTCCGAAAAATTCCGCGTCCAGGGCTTCGAACTCATGGAATCTGAGCTTTTGCCGGACGGCCCGGAATACAAAGCCCTGCATTCGTTCAGCTTTGCCTGA
- a CDS encoding CpaF family protein, producing MVLIPVPVPKRFAEGNVSIARGYPYSKYSFDPGFSAKESDFAGFLAKVFSRTADISGYAGMQLSKQQSEKLKRVVQQVEAANAVESLVPEEELSTARQMLADFLREFAFVKDPDFFAANVFGLSLGLGKISVFMSDPMIEEIMVNGFSRNVFIFHKQYGMCTSDISFSQSELFSLIRRISVSAGKQFDEANPLLDARLPDGSRANATFSQVSPAGHSLTVRKFSFIPLSVVDLVKSNTVSAEAAAFIWALAEGLSIEPMNILVTGGASSGKTTLLNVMASFIRLNDRIISIEDTLEISLGERDNWVQLEARPAIGKTPGVSMDDLLKNSLRMRPDRLIVGEVRGEEAQTLFVAMDTGHKGILGTVHSNSAKEMMLRLKSPPMNVPAAMLPLLDLAIVTEKFFNPKVGVIRRVKAISEISRMQDQVLLSNVFEYDRKSDALERTDVPSRMVEVLAEKTFKSKNEVKQEMLVRQKIIEWLIETGVADYYAVQRFIQQYYTEPEEILKKVFEHIRQS from the coding sequence GTGGTTCTGATTCCGGTGCCGGTGCCAAAGCGCTTCGCCGAAGGCAATGTTTCCATTGCCCGGGGATATCCTTACAGCAAATATTCCTTTGACCCCGGCTTTTCGGCGAAAGAATCCGATTTCGCGGGCTTTCTCGCAAAAGTCTTTTCGCGCACCGCAGACATTTCAGGTTATGCGGGAATGCAATTGTCAAAGCAGCAGTCCGAAAAGCTGAAGCGCGTTGTCCAGCAGGTGGAAGCGGCCAACGCAGTCGAATCCCTTGTTCCGGAAGAGGAGCTTTCAACAGCAAGGCAGATGCTTGCCGATTTTCTCCGCGAATTCGCGTTCGTGAAGGACCCGGATTTTTTCGCGGCCAACGTTTTCGGATTGTCCCTGGGATTGGGCAAGATTTCGGTTTTCATGTCCGACCCCATGATCGAGGAAATCATGGTGAACGGTTTTTCCAGAAACGTTTTCATTTTCCACAAGCAGTATGGAATGTGCACGTCCGATATATCTTTTTCGCAGTCCGAACTTTTTTCGCTCATCCGCAGGATTTCCGTTTCTGCGGGCAAGCAATTTGACGAAGCGAATCCATTGCTTGACGCACGGCTTCCTGACGGGAGCAGGGCGAACGCGACCTTCAGCCAGGTCTCCCCGGCAGGCCATTCCCTGACAGTGAGAAAATTCTCGTTCATTCCCTTGTCCGTGGTCGACCTTGTCAAAAGCAATACTGTGTCGGCGGAGGCAGCGGCATTCATCTGGGCGCTGGCGGAAGGCCTTTCAATCGAGCCCATGAACATCCTTGTCACGGGCGGCGCTTCGAGCGGAAAGACAACGCTCTTGAACGTCATGGCTTCCTTCATACGGCTCAATGACCGCATCATTTCAATCGAGGACACGCTTGAAATTTCCCTGGGCGAGCGGGACAACTGGGTGCAGTTGGAGGCAAGGCCCGCGATAGGAAAAACCCCCGGAGTGTCAATGGATGACCTGCTCAAGAATTCGCTCAGGATGCGCCCGGACAGGCTCATTGTTGGGGAAGTGAGAGGGGAAGAGGCGCAGACGCTTTTCGTTGCAATGGACACAGGCCATAAGGGCATTCTTGGAACAGTGCATTCAAATTCCGCCAAGGAAATGATGCTCCGCCTCAAGTCGCCGCCAATGAACGTGCCTGCGGCCATGCTGCCCCTGCTCGATTTGGCAATAGTGACTGAAAAGTTCTTCAACCCGAAAGTCGGGGTCATAAGGCGCGTCAAGGCGATATCCGAAATATCCCGGATGCAGGACCAGGTGCTCTTGAGCAATGTTTTCGAGTACGACCGCAAATCCGATGCCCTGGAAAGGACGGACGTGCCGAGCAGGATGGTCGAAGTCCTGGCGGAAAAAACCTTCAAGTCAAAAAACGAGGTCAAGCAGGAAATGCTTGTCAGGCAGAAAATAATCGAGTGGCTCATTGAAACGGGCGTGGCCGACTATTATGCGGTGCAGCGCTTCATCCAGCAATACTACACCGAGCCGGAAGAAATCCTCAAAAAGGTTTTCGAGCACATCAGGCAAAGCTGA
- the cca gene encoding CCA tRNA nucleotidyltransferase, which produces MEMEKIFRKILAKVKPGPGEIAKETAFAEGLVDSIMKMPGKHLRAEIVGSFARQTHLRGDNDIDIFVIFPQAVGRADFEAEGLRIGKAVFGKNRWVEAYSEHPYIRGSISGFDVEIVPSYDIGEGQSIVSSVDRSPLHNRFLRGKLSEQQKDEVRLLRQFLKGIGCYGADIKASSVPGYVTELLILKFGSFREFLRNASEWREVEVIDLATHLDENAAIKKFGHHFIVVDPIDKNRNVAAALSKNQYCRIIAASRAFLEKPSGKFFYPEKTRAWSVEKLRKKLSEIELVALKLPYPEKALPDVVYGQAKRFGRKTANGLEMHDFRIYRHSEWSDEKKQAIIVFELENLQIQKTKIHAGPPVTNAPDSKRFLAEHRNCTAGPRIVDGRWVVEKKREFHDARSLLKKICSDSAKTEKPPLKKALQKAAIESEEKLVQTFRKSPGFAEFLTEWLEGKEKFL; this is translated from the coding sequence ATGGAAATGGAAAAGATTTTCAGGAAAATCCTTGCAAAAGTGAAGCCCGGGCCTGGAGAAATAGCGAAAGAGACTGCCTTTGCGGAAGGCTTAGTTGACAGCATAATGAAAATGCCGGGCAAACATTTGAGGGCCGAGATTGTCGGCTCATTCGCAAGGCAAACCCATTTGCGCGGCGACAATGACATCGACATTTTCGTTATTTTCCCCCAGGCGGTCGGGCGCGCGGATTTCGAAGCCGAAGGACTGCGCATAGGCAAAGCCGTGTTCGGAAAAAACAGGTGGGTTGAAGCCTATTCCGAGCACCCTTACATCAGGGGCAGCATCAGCGGCTTTGACGTTGAAATCGTTCCAAGCTATGACATAGGCGAAGGCCAAAGCATTGTCAGCTCTGTTGACAGGAGCCCATTGCACAACCGCTTCCTCAGGGGAAAGCTCTCGGAACAGCAGAAGGACGAGGTCAGGCTGTTAAGGCAGTTTCTCAAGGGAATCGGCTGCTATGGCGCGGACATAAAGGCAAGCTCGGTTCCAGGCTACGTGACCGAACTGCTCATTCTCAAATTCGGCTCGTTCAGGGAATTCCTCAGGAATGCCTCGGAATGGCGCGAAGTCGAAGTCATCGACCTTGCAACGCACCTTGACGAAAACGCCGCCATAAAAAAATTCGGCCACCATTTCATTGTCGTCGACCCGATTGACAAAAACAGGAACGTTGCCGCGGCACTGTCAAAAAACCAGTACTGCAGGATAATCGCGGCAAGCAGGGCGTTCCTTGAAAAGCCGTCCGGAAAATTCTTTTACCCGGAAAAAACCAGGGCGTGGAGCGTTGAAAAGCTGAGGAAAAAGCTTTCGGAAATAGAGCTTGTCGCGCTGAAGCTGCCGTACCCTGAAAAAGCCCTGCCGGACGTGGTTTACGGCCAGGCCAAAAGATTCGGCAGGAAAACCGCCAACGGCCTTGAAATGCACGATTTCAGGATTTACAGGCACTCCGAATGGAGCGACGAAAAAAAACAGGCCATAATCGTTTTCGAACTGGAAAACCTGCAAATCCAGAAAACAAAAATCCATGCCGGCCCGCCAGTGACGAACGCGCCTGACAGCAAAAGGTTTCTGGCGGAGCACAGGAACTGCACTGCCGGCCCGAGAATAGTTGACGGCCGGTGGGTAGTCGAAAAAAAACGCGAATTCCACGACGCAAGAAGCCTGCTCAAAAAAATCTGTTCGGATTCGGCCAAAACCGAAAAGCCGCCGCTCAAAAAAGCATTGCAGAAAGCCGCAATCGAAAGCGAGGAGAAGCTCGTGCAGACTTTCAGGAAAAGCCCGGGCTTCGCGGAATTCCTCACGGAATGGCTGGAAGGAAAAGAGAAATTCCTCTAA
- the ef1B gene encoding elongation factor 1-beta (EF-1-alpha; functions during elongation stage of protein translation; forms a dimer; associates with EF-1-beta-GDP complex and promotes exchange of GDP to GTP resulting in regeneration of the active form of EF-1-alpha): MGSNVMVVFKVFPESPEDSDKVEAGLKGVKTGVVQEVRKEPVAFGLSVFRIGIKIPDKSEGLMDKLEQEIRDISGVSEVETESATLI; the protein is encoded by the coding sequence ATGGGCAGCAATGTGATGGTTGTTTTCAAGGTTTTCCCTGAAAGCCCTGAGGACTCGGACAAGGTCGAGGCAGGCCTGAAAGGAGTCAAGACCGGCGTGGTGCAGGAAGTCAGGAAAGAGCCTGTCGCGTTCGGCCTGTCGGTTTTCAGGATCGGCATCAAGATTCCGGATAAAAGCGAGGGCCTGATGGACAAGCTTGAACAGGAAATCCGGGACATCAGCGGTGTAAGCGAAGTTGAAACGGAATCGGCGACTTTAATCTAA
- a CDS encoding RNA-binding protein, producing MMKVCMTSNREVTIDFIEFKCPACSKERIVRSLHSRQTAKPYVCPSCGFVGP from the coding sequence ATGATGAAGGTTTGCATGACAAGCAACAGGGAAGTCACAATCGACTTCATAGAGTTCAAGTGCCCGGCCTGCTCGAAGGAAAGGATTGTGCGCTCGTTGCATTCAAGGCAGACAGCCAAGCCTTACGTTTGCCCTTCCTGCGGCTTTGTCGGACCATAG